The following nucleotide sequence is from Thermodesulfobacteriota bacterium.
TATCTGGGCTATCTCCCTTATCTGGGACCTAGTTATAGTACCCACAATTTCCTTTTTCGGATTCGAAGAACCTTTTGCGAGCTTGGCAGCTTTTTTCAGCAAAAAAGTCGTAGGTGGTGTCTTAGTCACGAAGGTAAAGCTTCTGTCTGAGTAGATGGTTACCACAACCGGTATTATTGTACCTTCCTGTCCTTTTGTTCTCTCATTAAATGCTTTGCAGAACTCCATAATATTTACACCGTGCTGTC
It contains:
- the rplK gene encoding 50S ribosomal protein L11, which codes for MAKKVVAVVKLQLQAGQATPSPPVGPALGQHGVNIMEFCKAFNERTKGQEGTIIPVVVTIYSDRSFTFVTKTPPTTFLLKKAAKLAKGSSNPKKEIVGTITRSQIREIAQIKMADLNAKDLEGAIKIIEGSAKSMGLEIVEG